The Roseiconus lacunae genome has a segment encoding these proteins:
- a CDS encoding OB-fold-containig protein, with product MPYANESVHDSFDSFGRGAVEEAVKEFLDRMFVGPVWPASVLVCLMVLYALVAVIGLIDLGLDGDLEMDGSLDVGPDLDGLDLDGIEGVEVDAGGGNVDFGDLDVSQGGLAGLMTGFGAMTIRLTNFGRVPLIIWFGVFTIVFWAVSYGLWHGFDSSHYAATLLPTLLCTIRNGVIAIAATKLVTQPIVGKFDPQPGYDRDRVLGGTCEISSLSASPAFGQAKFRTNAAPLLLNVRTTGAEIPKGTEVRIIDFDPSRRIYTVTEIKPENQT from the coding sequence ATGCCCTACGCTAACGAGTCGGTACATGACTCATTTGACTCGTTTGGGCGTGGTGCTGTGGAAGAGGCTGTCAAAGAATTTCTCGATCGTATGTTCGTCGGACCGGTTTGGCCGGCTTCGGTGCTCGTTTGCTTGATGGTCCTGTACGCGTTGGTCGCCGTCATTGGATTGATCGACCTTGGACTCGATGGTGATCTTGAAATGGACGGATCGCTGGACGTCGGTCCGGACCTCGATGGTTTAGACCTCGACGGAATCGAAGGGGTGGAGGTCGATGCCGGCGGCGGCAACGTTGACTTCGGCGATCTCGATGTCTCGCAGGGAGGACTGGCCGGTTTGATGACCGGCTTTGGTGCCATGACGATTCGGCTAACTAACTTCGGTCGTGTCCCGCTGATCATCTGGTTCGGCGTCTTCACAATCGTGTTTTGGGCGGTTTCGTATGGTTTGTGGCACGGATTTGATTCCAGCCACTACGCCGCGACGCTACTCCCGACGTTGTTGTGCACGATTCGCAACGGAGTGATCGCCATCGCTGCGACCAAACTTGTCACGCAACCGATCGTCGGTAAGTTCGATCCTCAACCGGGATACGACCGCGATCGGGTGTTGGGGGGAACTTGCGAAATTTCGTCGCTGAGCGCATCCCCCGCTTTTGGGCAAGCTAAGTTTCGGACGAATGCTGCGCCTTTGCTGCTAAATGTCCGTACTACCGGAGCAGAGATTCCAAAAGGAACGGAAGTACGGATTATAGACTTTGATCCATCACGGCGGATTTATACCGTCACCGAAATCAAACCGGAGAACCAAACGTGA
- a CDS encoding flotillin family protein, with protein MILAEGWLEPTLFTIGLIVVLAIATIATFKKCFMVVGPDKAIVRTGRGPMRVATGEGMLVFPVIHRFEMMDLSLKSFEISRQGSEGLICRDNIRADIKVAFFIRVDSSIEQIKEVAASIGAKRCSEIDTLRELFDAKFSEALKTVGKQFDFVELYEERDKFKAEILKVIGTDLNGYCLDDAAIDYLEQTPLDMLSPNNILDAEGIKKITELTSIEKVKENQFTRDKEKTLKQQDVEAEETILALERQRVEAVEKQKREIAEISAREQASARKVQEEQRLESERARIQTEEELGVATQNKDRQVLVAQRNKEKTDAVELERVNRDRDLEATERMRVVGVAEVEKEKAIETERRNIQEVIRERVAVERAVVEEQERIKDTEEVAQAERTKKVQVTAAEMKAEEELIRQTKLAQAEKESSTLLAEKVRIEAEAKRDAAEKETAAAKMLAEAEAAQAAAKGLAEARVQEAKAASLEKEGSAEATVLERKAIAEAKGIEAKATAVEKQGMAEANVDLEKYRAEATGITEKAEAMKVLDSVGKDHEEFKLKLNKEKDVEIAAIDAQRGIAESQAGVVGEALKAARIDIVGGDGEFFDQITSAVKGGKAIDRFVYNSRVATDIKDTFFDGNAEYFKDQLTSLISQFNLDTDGVKDLSIAALIAKMMGMANSEEMRSQLTSLLGMAGTANIADQKASRVLSANASSSNGKKA; from the coding sequence ATGATCCTAGCCGAAGGCTGGTTAGAACCGACGCTGTTCACGATCGGGTTGATCGTGGTCCTCGCGATCGCCACGATCGCGACCTTTAAGAAGTGTTTCATGGTGGTCGGTCCCGACAAGGCGATCGTCCGAACGGGGCGTGGGCCGATGCGTGTCGCGACCGGCGAAGGCATGTTGGTGTTTCCGGTAATCCATCGCTTCGAAATGATGGACCTGTCGCTAAAAAGTTTCGAGATCAGTCGACAGGGTAGTGAAGGCTTGATTTGTCGCGACAACATTCGTGCCGACATCAAAGTCGCCTTTTTCATCAGGGTCGACAGTTCGATCGAACAGATCAAAGAAGTCGCCGCCTCGATCGGTGCCAAACGGTGTTCAGAGATCGACACCCTTCGCGAACTTTTTGATGCGAAGTTCTCCGAGGCATTAAAGACGGTCGGAAAACAATTTGATTTTGTCGAGCTTTACGAAGAGCGTGACAAATTCAAAGCGGAAATCTTAAAAGTCATCGGAACCGATCTGAACGGGTATTGCCTCGATGACGCGGCGATCGACTATTTGGAACAAACGCCGCTGGACATGTTGTCCCCGAACAACATTCTGGACGCCGAGGGCATTAAAAAGATCACCGAACTGACTTCGATCGAGAAGGTCAAAGAAAACCAATTCACTCGCGACAAAGAGAAGACACTCAAGCAACAAGACGTCGAAGCAGAAGAAACAATTCTTGCACTCGAACGTCAACGCGTCGAAGCGGTTGAAAAGCAGAAACGCGAAATCGCGGAGATCTCTGCCCGCGAACAAGCCTCGGCTCGCAAGGTCCAAGAAGAACAACGGCTCGAATCAGAACGAGCACGAATTCAAACCGAGGAAGAACTCGGCGTTGCTACGCAAAACAAAGATCGGCAAGTTTTGGTCGCTCAGCGCAACAAGGAGAAAACGGACGCCGTCGAACTCGAACGCGTCAACCGCGATCGCGACCTGGAAGCGACCGAACGGATGCGAGTTGTCGGGGTCGCCGAGGTCGAGAAAGAAAAGGCGATCGAAACCGAACGTCGCAACATTCAGGAAGTGATTCGCGAACGAGTCGCGGTCGAACGCGCCGTCGTCGAAGAACAAGAGCGGATCAAAGATACCGAAGAAGTCGCTCAAGCTGAGCGGACGAAAAAGGTCCAGGTGACCGCCGCAGAAATGAAGGCGGAAGAAGAATTGATCCGCCAAACCAAACTTGCCCAAGCCGAAAAGGAATCCAGCACACTGTTGGCCGAAAAGGTTCGCATCGAAGCCGAAGCAAAACGCGACGCGGCCGAAAAGGAAACCGCCGCCGCAAAGATGTTGGCCGAAGCCGAGGCCGCACAGGCGGCCGCCAAAGGGCTCGCCGAAGCTCGTGTTCAAGAGGCGAAAGCGGCCAGCCTGGAAAAAGAAGGCAGCGCCGAAGCAACGGTCTTAGAAAGGAAAGCGATTGCCGAAGCGAAGGGCATCGAAGCCAAAGCGACTGCCGTCGAAAAGCAAGGCATGGCCGAAGCCAACGTCGATTTGGAAAAGTATCGTGCCGAAGCTACCGGTATCACCGAAAAAGCCGAAGCGATGAAGGTACTCGACAGCGTCGGCAAGGATCACGAAGAGTTCAAGCTAAAACTCAACAAGGAAAAAGATGTCGAGATCGCAGCGATCGATGCTCAGCGTGGCATCGCCGAAAGCCAAGCCGGCGTCGTCGGCGAAGCTCTCAAGGCAGCACGCATCGATATCGTCGGTGGCGACGGAGAATTCTTCGATCAAATCACCTCCGCGGTCAAGGGTGGCAAGGCGATCGATCGATTCGTCTACAACAGCCGTGTCGCGACCGACATCAAAGACACGTTCTTCGATGGCAACGCGGAGTACTTTAAAGACCAATTGACGTCATTGATCAGCCAGTTCAATCTGGATACCGACGGCGTCAAAGACCTTTCCATCGCGGCGTTGATCGCCAAAATGATGGGGATGGCCAACAGCGAAGAGATGCGTTCGCAACTGACCAGTCTGCTCGGAATGGCCGGGACCGCGAACATCGCAGATCAAAAAGCCAGTCGAGTGCTCTCGGCAAACGCGTCGAGCAGCAACGGCAAAAAGGCCTAG
- a CDS encoding DNA repair ATPase, producing MTDSQLAAGTYEVLRNRLREAANELRTRLGKLNEARADVFGNIETKLLSTERVTTEHNCIPRDLVSVGDQFLFGYNVQFGLKTEIELADVFSSYEFSDQQFHEKPLKILNDSRFLNDFSELYRFYKGTSFLRFFRAGPMLHMVFQVGKTERDIKSFKWRVSPDRLEYIDNRSEHEVKIPPQHEFRWTKTTRDQHRYGEHPHISIDDIVFVETVGGDLTIKVENNTGSGEGIYAEPVDNPDQKLDDAEIHYAILGHLVLLKMRPYQEETTRYLVFNSKIQQVVRVDEIAESCVMLPGDQGLIFPGGYYLQTGEYKRFDTGLSDMRFQRTIASPNGEDFLYLFYASHSGTYVQLRYNLIRQTVDTPLVCHGQTFFERGEMVCFRTHEEAQKHHAIQIWQTPFTGPNFVPENQTDSLLFKIGNKEIVRGMAECSELLQLIDKDDSYEGLYVDLNKKSSDILDSYFWIDKDETERLNEPLQKIREAASAAVEEFEKVVRVRKQTNERTQTVQSDVADLIKKIERSRFDSIDHFVEALAELRSQRGHALGLKELRYVDESLVETLEQTTAEWSERLSRRCVDFLLTPGALQPYIERISHAKDRVEEVQTVTESKELNEEIDAAASQLELLTETVSNLRIDDATKRTEIIDSIGDVFASVNRVRSALKAKTKELVGVEGRAEFASQLKLLEQTTSGYLDVCDSPERCDEYLTKVMVQLEELEGKFAEFDDFIEQLAVRREEVYTAFESRKVQLVEKRNRRAESLASAADRILKGVDNRVRSMESSDDIAAYFAGDLMVEKIRDIIGQLQELDDAVRVEDLQSRLKTIREDSVRQLKDRQDLYEDGGDIIRLGNQRFAVNTQPLDLTTVLRNDAMCLHLTGTQYFQPLDAPELEAARDLWNQELISENRSVYRSEYLAVELFDSVAAKGEAFPASENLDASWIQSKIGGRFDEGYAKGVHDHDAALILKALVELDQEIGLLAHSPDVRSASLLWFNRLLDPEVRTGLVRWIVGFANLAKAYPHAQPAEQFRAKLAELAEQDHAIWGTLFSRDVTDQSIANYLFDQLIDDPNVPAVSGRAVELYHQFCDSVPKVDRDKLLVTALESNRSDPIRSFVLSRNWADAFLSGHEGDNHIDPARLYRNELAWLILQADLESVRPTEAPVSVSLKGLVGSHDNLAGGSLIVHYHEMLRRVRQYRGDVVPRYRQLNRTKSELVDAAREDMRLDEFKPRVLTSFVRNRLLDEVYLPLIGDNLAKQMGSAGENKRTDRMGLLLLISPPGYGKTTLMEYVANRLGLVFMKINGPAIGHQVTSLDPAEAPNAAAKEEVERLNLALEMGDNVMLYVDDIQHTHPEFLQKFISLCDATRKIEGVSQGRTRTYDLRGRRVSVVMAGNPYTESGERFQVPDMLSNRADVYNLGEIIGDSADAFEMSYLENCLTSNSTLAPLSTAPPEDARAIVRAAERDSLEGIELESNLSTDQVRDMYEVMRKLLRVRDVVLRVNRAYIRSAAQADAYRTEPPFKLQGSYRNMNRIAEKVAAVMNDQELQTLIVATYEQDAQTLTTDNEANVLKFKELLGILKPDEKERWDSIKYAFVESVRMQGLDSEDQAGQLMRQLASMRDGLESIRQVISKAIAASGNGAEERMDSRLDLLRQSLNASADQVAQTLRITGEQLEKISSHQATVEPPEQRVLVQHKVPRVLADLIKGQFHLMQEWLRPILSESLDNGRDLQRLKEQLDAMQQNYEQIEQSFDSASGDEPEV from the coding sequence ATGACCGACTCCCAACTGGCAGCAGGCACATACGAAGTCCTGCGAAACCGACTCCGCGAAGCAGCGAACGAACTGCGAACGCGACTGGGAAAACTCAACGAAGCGCGTGCCGATGTCTTTGGTAACATCGAAACCAAGTTGCTTTCGACTGAACGTGTCACGACCGAACATAATTGCATTCCACGCGATTTAGTTTCCGTCGGCGATCAGTTCCTGTTCGGATACAACGTTCAATTCGGACTGAAGACCGAGATTGAATTGGCGGATGTCTTTTCGTCCTACGAATTTTCCGACCAACAGTTTCATGAAAAGCCACTCAAGATCCTCAATGACTCGCGCTTCTTAAATGACTTTTCCGAGTTATATCGGTTCTACAAAGGCACTTCATTCCTGCGTTTCTTTCGCGCCGGACCGATGTTGCACATGGTTTTCCAGGTCGGCAAAACCGAGCGTGACATCAAGTCGTTCAAATGGCGCGTTTCGCCGGATCGGTTGGAGTACATCGATAACCGCAGCGAGCACGAAGTCAAAATCCCGCCGCAACATGAATTTCGCTGGACTAAAACCACGCGCGATCAACATCGTTACGGTGAACACCCTCATATTTCGATCGATGACATTGTCTTCGTCGAAACCGTCGGCGGCGATTTAACGATCAAAGTCGAAAACAATACCGGCAGCGGTGAAGGGATCTATGCCGAACCGGTCGACAATCCCGATCAAAAACTCGACGACGCGGAAATCCATTACGCGATCCTCGGGCATTTGGTCTTGCTCAAAATGCGACCCTACCAAGAGGAAACGACGCGGTATTTAGTTTTCAATAGCAAGATCCAGCAAGTCGTCCGCGTCGACGAAATTGCCGAGTCCTGCGTGATGCTGCCGGGCGACCAGGGCTTGATCTTTCCCGGCGGATATTACCTGCAAACCGGCGAATACAAACGCTTCGACACCGGCCTGAGCGACATGCGTTTCCAACGCACCATTGCCTCGCCCAACGGCGAAGATTTCTTGTACCTGTTCTATGCGTCCCATTCGGGCACCTACGTTCAGCTGCGTTACAATTTGATTCGCCAAACCGTCGACACGCCGCTCGTTTGTCACGGACAAACATTTTTTGAACGCGGTGAAATGGTGTGCTTTCGAACCCATGAAGAAGCACAAAAACATCACGCGATTCAGATTTGGCAAACGCCGTTTACCGGCCCTAACTTTGTCCCCGAAAATCAAACCGATTCGCTACTATTTAAGATCGGGAACAAAGAGATTGTTCGCGGCATGGCGGAATGCAGCGAGCTGTTGCAGCTAATCGATAAAGACGACAGTTACGAAGGCCTGTACGTCGACCTGAATAAAAAGTCGAGCGACATCCTCGATAGCTATTTCTGGATCGACAAAGACGAAACGGAGCGACTGAACGAGCCGCTGCAAAAGATTCGAGAAGCCGCATCGGCCGCGGTGGAAGAATTTGAAAAGGTCGTTCGAGTACGCAAGCAGACCAACGAGCGAACACAGACCGTCCAGTCGGACGTCGCCGACTTGATCAAAAAGATCGAACGAAGTCGATTCGATTCGATCGATCATTTCGTCGAAGCGCTCGCGGAATTGCGTTCTCAGCGCGGACATGCGTTAGGGCTCAAAGAGCTGCGGTACGTCGACGAATCGCTCGTCGAAACCTTGGAACAGACCACGGCAGAATGGAGCGAGCGATTAAGTCGCCGCTGTGTCGATTTTCTGCTGACCCCCGGTGCACTTCAGCCCTATATCGAGCGAATCTCTCATGCGAAGGATCGTGTCGAAGAAGTTCAAACGGTCACCGAATCGAAAGAACTCAATGAAGAGATCGACGCGGCGGCAAGCCAACTGGAACTGCTGACAGAAACGGTCAGCAATCTTCGTATCGACGACGCAACGAAACGTACCGAAATTATCGATTCGATCGGCGACGTATTCGCTTCAGTTAATCGAGTTCGCAGTGCACTTAAGGCCAAAACGAAAGAACTTGTCGGTGTCGAAGGGCGGGCCGAATTCGCGTCGCAATTGAAGCTCCTAGAGCAGACGACCTCCGGTTACTTAGACGTTTGCGATAGCCCCGAACGCTGCGACGAATACTTGACCAAGGTAATGGTCCAGCTAGAAGAACTGGAAGGAAAATTCGCCGAGTTTGACGACTTTATCGAGCAACTTGCCGTCCGCCGCGAAGAGGTCTATACGGCGTTTGAATCTCGCAAAGTCCAACTCGTTGAAAAAAGAAACCGAAGAGCCGAATCGCTGGCATCGGCCGCCGACCGGATTTTGAAGGGCGTCGACAACCGCGTCCGATCGATGGAGTCGTCCGACGATATCGCCGCGTACTTTGCCGGCGACTTAATGGTCGAAAAGATACGCGACATCATCGGGCAGCTACAAGAACTGGATGATGCCGTCCGAGTCGAAGACCTGCAAAGTCGGCTGAAAACGATCCGCGAAGACTCGGTTCGTCAACTGAAAGACCGCCAGGATCTGTACGAAGACGGCGGCGACATCATCCGATTGGGCAATCAACGATTCGCCGTCAACACGCAACCGCTCGATTTGACGACGGTGTTGCGCAACGACGCGATGTGTTTGCATCTAACAGGCACCCAGTACTTTCAGCCGCTCGACGCGCCCGAGTTGGAAGCGGCTCGTGACCTCTGGAATCAAGAGCTGATCAGCGAAAACCGGTCGGTGTATCGTTCAGAGTACTTAGCGGTCGAGCTATTTGATTCAGTCGCGGCAAAGGGCGAAGCCTTTCCGGCAAGCGAAAATCTTGATGCGTCGTGGATCCAATCGAAGATCGGCGGTCGCTTTGACGAGGGCTACGCAAAGGGCGTTCACGACCATGATGCGGCCCTCATCCTGAAAGCACTCGTTGAACTTGATCAGGAAATCGGCCTGCTCGCGCACTCACCCGATGTGCGATCGGCTTCATTGCTGTGGTTTAACCGTTTGCTCGATCCGGAAGTTCGGACCGGACTGGTACGTTGGATCGTCGGTTTCGCGAATCTAGCCAAAGCCTACCCCCATGCCCAACCGGCCGAACAATTCCGAGCCAAATTAGCGGAACTCGCCGAACAGGACCATGCAATTTGGGGAACGCTTTTCAGTCGCGATGTCACCGATCAATCGATCGCAAATTATCTTTTTGATCAACTGATCGATGACCCCAATGTTCCGGCGGTAAGTGGTCGTGCGGTAGAGCTTTATCACCAGTTCTGCGACTCCGTCCCCAAAGTCGATCGCGATAAGCTGCTCGTGACCGCCTTGGAAAGTAATCGATCGGATCCGATTCGATCTTTCGTGTTGTCACGCAATTGGGCAGACGCTTTTCTTTCAGGGCACGAAGGCGACAACCATATTGATCCCGCAAGACTTTATCGCAACGAGCTTGCGTGGCTAATTTTGCAGGCTGATTTGGAATCGGTTCGGCCTACAGAAGCACCAGTATCGGTCTCGCTGAAAGGATTGGTCGGCAGCCACGACAACTTGGCCGGCGGTTCATTGATCGTCCATTATCACGAGATGTTGCGGCGGGTTCGCCAGTACCGTGGCGATGTTGTCCCGCGATACCGACAGCTCAATCGCACGAAGAGTGAACTGGTCGATGCCGCTCGAGAAGACATGCGACTCGACGAATTTAAACCGCGTGTCTTGACGAGCTTTGTTCGCAATCGGCTGCTCGACGAAGTGTACCTCCCTTTGATCGGTGACAACCTTGCCAAACAAATGGGATCGGCGGGCGAGAACAAACGCACCGACAGGATGGGCTTGTTGCTGCTGATTTCGCCGCCCGGTTACGGAAAGACGACCCTAATGGAATACGTCGCCAACCGACTGGGGTTGGTGTTCATGAAAATCAATGGTCCCGCGATCGGCCACCAAGTCACCTCGCTTGATCCCGCGGAGGCCCCTAATGCTGCGGCAAAAGAAGAAGTCGAACGATTGAACTTGGCACTTGAGATGGGTGACAACGTGATGCTTTATGTCGATGACATCCAGCACACTCACCCCGAGTTCTTGCAAAAATTCATTTCGCTTTGTGACGCGACACGAAAGATCGAAGGCGTCAGTCAAGGTCGAACCCGTACTTATGATTTGCGTGGTCGACGAGTCTCGGTCGTCATGGCTGGCAATCCCTACACCGAAAGTGGCGAACGCTTCCAAGTCCCCGATATGCTGTCCAACCGAGCCGACGTGTACAACTTGGGCGAGATCATCGGCGATTCGGCGGACGCGTTCGAAATGAGCTATCTGGAAAATTGCCTGACCAGCAATTCGACATTGGCGCCATTGTCGACGGCACCACCGGAAGACGCCCGCGCGATTGTCCGTGCCGCCGAGCGTGATAGCCTGGAAGGCATCGAGCTTGAAAGCAACTTGTCGACTGACCAAGTCCGCGACATGTACGAAGTGATGCGTAAACTGTTGCGCGTCCGTGATGTGGTTTTGCGAGTCAACCGTGCATACATTCGTAGTGCGGCTCAAGCCGACGCCTATCGCACCGAGCCGCCTTTCAAGCTTCAAGGTAGCTACCGAAACATGAACCGGATCGCGGAGAAGGTCGCCGCGGTGATGAACGACCAGGAATTGCAAACGTTGATCGTTGCGACGTATGAACAAGACGCCCAGACATTGACGACGGACAATGAGGCCAACGTACTGAAGTTCAAAGAACTGCTGGGCATTCTAAAACCCGACGAGAAAGAACGTTGGGATAGCATCAAGTATGCGTTCGTCGAAAGTGTTCGTATGCAAGGACTCGATAGTGAAGACCAAGCCGGACAGTTGATGCGTCAGCTGGCTTCGATGCGCGACGGACTCGAATCGATTCGTCAAGTCATCTCGAAAGCGATCGCAGCGTCGGGCAATGGTGCCGAAGAGCGGATGGACTCAAGACTCGATCTACTCCGACAAAGTCTCAACGCGTCAGCTGATCAAGTCGCTCAGACATTGCGGATTACCGGCGAGCAGCTAGAAAAGATTAGCAGCCATCAAGCGACAGTCGAACCACCAGAGCAACGTGTGTTGGTACAGCACAAGGTACCGCGTGTCTTGGCGGATCTAATCAAAGGTCAGTTTCATCTGATGCAGGAATGGTTGCGTCCGATTCTTTCGGAGTCGCTCGATAACGGTCGCGACCTTCAAAGGCTCAAGGAGCAGCTCGACGCGATGCAACAGAACTACGAGCAGATCGAACAGTCGTTCGATTCGGCGTCCGGTGACGAGCCGGAGGTGTGA
- a CDS encoding sulfatase-like hydrolase/transferase, with protein sequence MTMTVLPRHSSLVPVFVKSLTAILLVFLTAVAARPIHAQERPNIVFIFADDQCFDTIAALGNQEIETPNLDRLAKRGTVFSHAYNMGSWSGAVCVASRMMLNSGRFLWEAEACYQDAEQERQAGRWWGEHMKKAGYRTYMTGKWHCRANAEKSFDVVRDVRGGMPKQTPKGYNRPLIDESTGETVDPWSPSDPQFGGFWQGGTHWSEVVANHSEAFMNEASQIDQPFFMYLAFNAPHDPRQSPAEYVAKYPIENVKLPENFQPLYPYAEEMAAGRKLRDEKLAPFPRTPLSVKTHRQEYYAIITHMDAMIGRILDSLEQTGKQDNTWIFFSADHGLACGQHGLMGKQNLYDHSVRVPLIVIGPDVAAGEQISEPVYLQDIMPTSLELANINKPSHVQFNSLLPLLDGGESPYESIYGAYLDRQRSIRTGQHKLIVYPTAKVIRLYDIQSDPLEMRDLAKQSEHAATVRELFTKLVALQTELHDSLDLGDFDQYQ encoded by the coding sequence ATGACCATGACAGTTCTTCCCCGGCACAGCAGCCTAGTGCCCGTGTTTGTAAAGTCCCTGACTGCGATCCTACTAGTCTTTCTCACGGCCGTGGCCGCGCGTCCGATCCACGCTCAAGAGCGTCCCAATATCGTCTTCATTTTTGCCGATGACCAGTGTTTTGACACCATCGCGGCACTCGGTAACCAAGAAATCGAAACCCCCAATCTCGATCGACTTGCCAAACGCGGTACCGTCTTTTCACATGCTTACAACATGGGGTCCTGGAGTGGCGCCGTCTGCGTTGCCAGCCGGATGATGTTGAATTCCGGGCGATTTCTCTGGGAAGCAGAGGCTTGCTACCAAGATGCCGAGCAAGAACGCCAAGCCGGGCGATGGTGGGGCGAACATATGAAGAAGGCTGGCTATCGGACGTACATGACTGGCAAATGGCACTGTCGAGCAAACGCGGAAAAGTCATTCGATGTGGTCAGGGATGTTCGGGGCGGAATGCCAAAGCAAACCCCCAAGGGCTACAACCGCCCGTTGATCGATGAGTCGACCGGAGAAACAGTTGATCCTTGGTCGCCCAGCGATCCGCAGTTCGGTGGATTCTGGCAAGGCGGCACGCACTGGAGTGAAGTCGTGGCCAATCACTCCGAGGCGTTTATGAACGAAGCAAGCCAGATCGATCAACCGTTCTTCATGTACCTTGCATTCAACGCCCCTCACGATCCGCGACAATCGCCCGCTGAATACGTCGCGAAGTACCCCATCGAAAACGTAAAACTGCCGGAGAATTTTCAACCGCTATATCCTTATGCCGAAGAGATGGCTGCCGGACGAAAATTGCGAGACGAAAAACTTGCCCCGTTTCCACGCACGCCACTGTCCGTGAAAACACATCGCCAAGAATACTACGCGATCATTACGCATATGGACGCAATGATCGGCCGCATCCTGGATTCTCTCGAGCAGACGGGAAAACAAGACAATACCTGGATCTTCTTCTCTGCCGACCACGGATTGGCGTGCGGTCAGCACGGGTTGATGGGCAAGCAGAACCTGTACGATCACAGCGTTCGTGTTCCATTGATCGTGATCGGCCCTGACGTTGCCGCCGGCGAGCAAATTTCCGAACCGGTGTACTTGCAAGACATCATGCCGACATCACTGGAACTCGCGAACATCAATAAGCCGTCACACGTTCAATTCAATAGTCTTCTACCGCTTCTTGACGGTGGTGAAAGTCCCTACGAATCGATCTATGGGGCGTACCTTGATCGTCAGCGCAGCATTCGTACCGGTCAGCACAAACTAATTGTCTATCCGACCGCAAAAGTCATCCGATTGTATGACATTCAGTCGGATCCTTTGGAAATGCGAGACCTTGCCAAACAATCCGAACATGCCGCGACAGTGCGAGAATTGTTTACGAAGCTCGTCGCCCTGCAAACTGAGTTGCATGACAGTTTGGATTTAGGAGATTTTGATCAGTACCAATAG
- a CDS encoding DUF695 domain-containing protein: MPLNANDLDPNSHEWMLGQIKLEDGNLFVRLNRSAEQLAGTPELGIKLGFAIPFNRPPQGGVPNADENQAIAPLEDEIIETVLEQATGIHVLTLTAPNVKELVFYIAEVADIQSMHERLRASSKTHDVQCMAVRDANWESFREFLPPTDG, translated from the coding sequence ATGCCGTTAAACGCAAACGATCTTGACCCGAATAGCCACGAGTGGATGCTCGGTCAAATCAAACTTGAAGACGGAAACTTGTTCGTTCGACTTAATCGATCGGCCGAACAACTGGCAGGAACGCCGGAACTTGGAATCAAGCTTGGATTTGCAATCCCTTTTAATCGACCACCACAAGGGGGAGTTCCTAACGCCGACGAAAACCAAGCGATCGCTCCGCTTGAAGACGAAATTATCGAAACGGTTCTCGAACAAGCGACCGGAATTCACGTGTTGACGTTGACCGCACCGAACGTAAAGGAGCTGGTTTTTTATATTGCCGAAGTTGCCGATATCCAGTCGATGCACGAACGGCTGCGCGCCAGCTCAAAGACGCACGACGTCCAATGCATGGCCGTGCGCGATGCGAACTGGGAATCCTTCCGAGAATTTTTGCCACCCACAGATGGCTAA